Proteins found in one Acidimicrobiales bacterium genomic segment:
- a CDS encoding septal ring lytic transglycosylase RlpA family protein: protein MEPVRASRSAAATRLLPDEDQVTTTTEAPVTTTTAEVVVVKAAVTTTTTARPKPTTTTTRPKPTTTTTTKPPRQQTGKASWYQTDNGTCAHRTLPFGTIVKVTNLANGLTTSCRVADRGPYIDGRIIDLDREDFDRISSTSTGVIDVRIEW from the coding sequence ATGGAGCCAGTCCGGGCCTCCCGGTCGGCTGCTGCGACGCGCCTGCTCCCCGACGAGGACCAGGTCACGACCACGACCGAAGCGCCTGTCACCACCACGACTGCTGAGGTTGTCGTGGTCAAGGCGGCGGTGACGACGACTACCACGGCCAGGCCCAAGCCGACCACGACCACCACGCGGCCCAAGCCCACCACCACGACCACCACCAAGCCGCCGCGGCAGCAGACGGGCAAGGCCTCGTGGTACCAGACCGACAACGGCACCTGTGCGCATCGCACCCTGCCGTTCGGCACCATCGTCAAGGTCACCAACCTGGCCAACGGGTTGACGACAAGCTGCCGGGTGGCCGACCGGGGTCCCTACATCGACGGCCGCATCATCGACCTCGACCGCGAGGACTTCGACCGCATTTCCAGCACCTCGACCGGAGTGATCGACGTCCGCATCGAGTGGTGA